From the Posidoniimonas polymericola genome, one window contains:
- a CDS encoding glycosyltransferase family 2 protein yields the protein MNSRSRCLTALPVYNERAHLTAVLDEVQRYAKDVLVVDDGSTDGVGECLDKRTDIYVETHSVNRGYGAALRTAFDYAIKHDYLVVVTIDCDGQHEPQRISELFDACRHADIASGSRYLELDEATASTAPTDRRRINRQITEELNERLGLELTDAFCGFKAYRVDALKKLNLTEEGYAMPLELWVQAVHANLRITEVPVPLIYLDEKRSFGGALDQSEKRLAYYREVVDRAVAKLPSPLAPGVSHDPAPLSLDPCLSQDK from the coding sequence ATGAACTCGCGCTCCCGCTGCCTGACCGCGCTGCCCGTCTACAATGAGCGCGCCCACCTGACCGCCGTGCTGGACGAGGTCCAGCGGTACGCCAAGGACGTGCTGGTCGTCGACGATGGTTCGACCGACGGGGTCGGCGAGTGCCTTGACAAACGAACCGACATCTATGTCGAAACTCATTCGGTGAACAGGGGTTACGGCGCGGCCCTCAGGACGGCCTTCGACTACGCCATCAAGCACGACTACCTGGTCGTCGTCACCATCGACTGCGACGGCCAGCACGAGCCGCAGCGGATCTCCGAGCTGTTCGACGCCTGCCGCCACGCCGACATCGCTTCGGGTAGCCGCTACCTCGAGCTCGACGAGGCGACCGCCAGCACCGCCCCGACCGACCGGCGGCGGATCAACCGACAAATCACCGAGGAGCTCAACGAGCGCCTTGGCCTCGAGCTGACCGACGCCTTCTGTGGCTTCAAGGCGTACCGCGTCGACGCCCTGAAGAAGCTCAACCTCACCGAGGAAGGCTACGCGATGCCGCTCGAGCTGTGGGTGCAGGCGGTGCACGCCAACCTGCGGATCACCGAGGTCCCCGTGCCGCTCATCTACCTCGACGAGAAGCGCAGCTTCGGCGGAGCCCTCGACCAGTCCGAGAAACGCCTGGCCTACTACCGTGAGGTGGTCGACCGCGCGGTCGCCAAGCTCCCTTCTCCCCTGGCGCCGGGCGTGTCGCACGACCCGGCCCCGCTGTCGCTCGACCCGTGCCTTTCCCAGGACAAGTAG
- a CDS encoding CBS domain-containing protein has translation MDFQLSLSSESVGATQPDPPLATTPDEPLANVLGLLRAQKQAAVMICEGPQLVGIFTERDALKLLAAGSDLSAPVSSAMSTDLMTIAKDTTVGAAIRLMSEGGYRHLPVVDGDRSPSGVVAVRGIVHYLVEHFPDAVYTQSPSGDRPHAEREGA, from the coding sequence GTGGACTTCCAGCTCAGTCTTTCGAGTGAGAGCGTCGGCGCTACCCAGCCCGACCCCCCCTTAGCAACCACGCCCGACGAGCCTCTCGCGAACGTGCTGGGGCTGCTACGCGCCCAGAAGCAGGCGGCGGTGATGATCTGCGAGGGCCCCCAGCTGGTGGGCATCTTCACCGAGCGTGATGCGCTGAAGCTGCTAGCAGCCGGCTCGGACCTGTCGGCGCCGGTCTCGTCGGCCATGTCGACCGACCTGATGACAATCGCCAAGGACACCACGGTCGGCGCCGCGATCCGGCTGATGTCCGAGGGCGGCTACCGGCACCTGCCGGTGGTCGACGGCGACCGCTCGCCATCGGGGGTTGTCGCGGTCCGCGGGATCGTCCACTACCTGGTCGAGCATTTCCCAGACGCGGTCTACACGCAGTCGCCCTCCGGCGACCGCCCCCACGCCGAGCGGGAAGGCGCCTGA
- a CDS encoding sugar phosphate isomerase/epimerase family protein, with amino-acid sequence MQLGFMSAILPELSLEQVADVAADIGYSCVEVMCWPSGQADRRYSGIAHLDFAQVEGGGGQRVLDLFDSRGLSISGLGYYSNPLDPDEESARASALHLRRVIDAAHTLGVTRVNSFVGRDWTRSVDDNWPRFLDVWRPIIAHAEQAGVRVGIENCPMLFTADEWPGGKNLANAPRQWRRMFADIPSDSFGLNYDPSHLAFQQMDYLKPLTQFTSKLFHLHAKDVRLHRDRLDEVGMFAHPNEYHSPKLPGLGDIDWGGFFGTLGDIGYAGPICVEVEDRSYEGSLENRKAALRQSHTYLRQFIQQDVR; translated from the coding sequence ATGCAGCTAGGTTTCATGAGCGCGATCCTGCCGGAGCTGTCGCTCGAGCAGGTGGCGGACGTCGCGGCCGACATCGGCTACTCGTGCGTCGAGGTGATGTGCTGGCCGAGCGGCCAGGCGGACCGGCGGTACTCGGGCATCGCGCACCTTGACTTCGCGCAGGTCGAGGGCGGCGGCGGGCAGCGGGTGCTCGACCTGTTCGATAGCCGCGGGCTGTCGATCAGCGGGCTGGGCTACTACTCGAACCCGCTCGACCCCGACGAGGAGTCCGCCCGTGCGAGCGCCCTGCACCTGCGGCGGGTGATCGACGCGGCGCACACGCTGGGGGTGACGCGGGTCAACTCGTTTGTCGGCCGCGACTGGACTCGATCGGTCGACGACAACTGGCCCAGGTTCCTCGACGTCTGGCGGCCGATCATCGCCCACGCCGAGCAGGCGGGCGTGCGGGTCGGGATCGAGAACTGCCCGATGCTGTTCACGGCGGACGAGTGGCCGGGCGGCAAGAACCTGGCCAACGCGCCGCGGCAGTGGCGGCGGATGTTCGCGGATATCCCTAGCGACTCGTTCGGCCTGAACTACGACCCCTCGCACCTGGCGTTCCAGCAGATGGACTACCTGAAGCCGCTGACGCAGTTCACCAGCAAGCTGTTCCACCTGCACGCCAAGGACGTCCGCCTGCACCGCGACCGGCTCGACGAGGTCGGGATGTTCGCGCACCCGAACGAATACCACTCGCCGAAACTGCCGGGCCTGGGGGACATCGACTGGGGTGGGTTCTTCGGCACGCTGGGCGACATCGGCTACGCCGGGCCGATCTGCGTGGAGGTCGAGGACCGCTCGTACGAGGGCTCGCTCGAGAACCGCAAGGCGGCGCTGCGGCAGAGCCACACGTACCTGCGGCAGTTCATCCAGCAGGACGTCCGGTGA
- a CDS encoding hsp70 family protein, with the protein MSGNAQHAAAADDSPSRYVVGIDLGTSNSAVAYVDTKETPWRVRAFSAPQVVAPFEVDARETLPSAHYQATDTEAESGSLKLPWGDAQPGVAVGVFARDEGAAKPGRVITSAKSWLSHSGVDRTADLLPWQSDVDVERLSPVEASARFLGHLHDAWNAAFPGYPLAEQEVVVTLPASFDEVARELTVAAAKRAKLPRVVLLEEPQAAFYAWVYRHGADWREHASAGQKVLVCDIGGGTSDFTLIRVGRKPDSDDLQFHRVAVGNHLILGGDNLDLALARHVEQKLTPGGKLPARQWEVLLRAAQRVKETLLGERPPESVTVNVPASGAKLIGSAVQAEVGLAEARQVLVDGFLPRVDLTDQPSRRRSGFQELGLPYAADPAITRYLAAFLTAHRHTGDEQPAEDWQARGLPDPARPDIVLLNGGFFASPVLRERLLDVLSSWFPSDDDAWRPLVLENERLDLAVSQGAAYYGMVRRGEGVGIKASLARSYYVGIGGHPPRAVCLAPGNATEGQDFEVSNLDFQLALAEPVEFPLYVSSTRLVDPPGALIDIDHAELTPLPPIRTVLHTRKKGEPQTATVRLHSHLSEVGVLELSCHEIDAKRSWRLQFDVRSTTQTDLAPHESQGEQEGMVDDATLDACRESIERVFGKQGGEKPSQLMKELAQAIGGPKPEWPTSVLRGLWEMLMELEPGRRKSPAHESRWLNLAGYALRPGFGFAVDDWRVSETWRTLHGKIAFPTSRPEVFVLWRRVAGGLSRGQQLGLAESLLADVRALRRRFQGGKATAPVALDPSQSAEVWRLLGGLELLPVEAKIELGETIVELLPKRKLEKRLPEMLWALGRIGQRVPLYGPLNTLVPVDDAERWVRWLLDWDAPPEAATVTAMQLARRTDDRHRDIDDGLRERVVGWLERRAAPDHFVQLVLASGSLEHQERDFVFGESLPSGLRLGDG; encoded by the coding sequence GTGAGCGGCAACGCACAGCACGCAGCGGCCGCAGACGACTCGCCGAGTCGGTACGTGGTGGGCATCGACCTCGGCACATCGAACTCCGCGGTCGCCTACGTCGACACCAAAGAGACGCCCTGGCGGGTGCGTGCGTTCTCGGCGCCGCAGGTCGTGGCGCCGTTTGAGGTCGACGCGCGCGAGACCCTGCCGTCGGCCCACTACCAGGCGACCGACACCGAGGCCGAGTCGGGCTCGCTCAAGCTGCCGTGGGGCGACGCGCAGCCCGGCGTAGCGGTCGGCGTGTTCGCGCGTGACGAGGGCGCGGCCAAGCCGGGGCGGGTGATCACGTCGGCTAAGAGCTGGCTGTCGCACTCTGGGGTGGACCGCACGGCCGATCTGCTTCCGTGGCAGAGCGACGTCGACGTCGAGCGGCTGTCGCCGGTTGAAGCCTCCGCCCGCTTCCTCGGGCACCTGCACGACGCGTGGAACGCGGCCTTCCCGGGTTACCCGCTAGCCGAACAAGAAGTCGTCGTCACCCTGCCCGCATCGTTCGACGAGGTGGCGCGTGAGCTGACGGTCGCCGCGGCCAAGCGGGCCAAGCTGCCGCGGGTGGTGCTGCTAGAAGAACCGCAGGCCGCGTTCTACGCCTGGGTCTACCGCCACGGCGCCGACTGGCGCGAGCACGCGTCGGCCGGGCAGAAGGTGCTGGTCTGCGATATCGGCGGCGGCACGTCCGACTTCACGCTGATCCGCGTGGGCCGTAAGCCCGACTCCGACGATCTGCAGTTCCACCGCGTGGCGGTCGGCAACCACCTGATCCTGGGGGGCGACAACCTGGACCTCGCTTTGGCGCGGCACGTCGAGCAGAAGCTGACGCCCGGCGGCAAGTTGCCGGCCCGCCAATGGGAGGTGCTTCTCCGCGCCGCGCAACGCGTCAAGGAAACCCTGCTGGGCGAGCGGCCGCCGGAGTCGGTCACCGTCAACGTGCCCGCGTCGGGAGCCAAGCTGATCGGCTCCGCCGTGCAGGCCGAAGTAGGTCTGGCCGAGGCCCGCCAGGTGTTGGTCGACGGCTTCTTGCCGCGGGTGGATCTGACCGATCAGCCGTCGCGGCGCCGCTCGGGCTTCCAGGAGCTGGGGCTGCCCTACGCGGCCGACCCGGCTATCACGCGGTACCTGGCGGCGTTCCTCACAGCGCACCGCCACACCGGCGACGAGCAGCCCGCGGAGGACTGGCAGGCGCGGGGCCTGCCCGACCCCGCGCGGCCGGACATCGTGCTGCTGAACGGCGGGTTCTTTGCGTCCCCGGTGTTGCGTGAGCGGCTCCTCGACGTGCTTTCGTCTTGGTTCCCCAGCGACGACGACGCCTGGCGTCCGCTTGTGCTGGAGAACGAGCGGCTCGACCTCGCGGTCTCGCAGGGAGCCGCGTACTACGGCATGGTGCGGCGCGGCGAGGGCGTCGGCATCAAGGCGTCGCTGGCACGCAGCTACTACGTCGGCATCGGGGGGCATCCGCCCCGCGCAGTCTGTCTGGCGCCCGGCAACGCCACCGAAGGGCAAGACTTCGAGGTCAGCAACCTCGACTTTCAGCTGGCGCTGGCCGAGCCGGTCGAGTTTCCGCTGTACGTGTCGAGCACGCGGCTGGTCGACCCGCCCGGGGCGCTGATTGACATCGACCACGCCGAGCTGACGCCACTGCCGCCGATCCGCACGGTGCTGCACACCCGCAAGAAGGGCGAACCGCAGACCGCAACCGTCCGGCTGCACTCGCACCTCTCGGAGGTCGGCGTGCTAGAGCTCTCGTGCCACGAGATCGACGCCAAGCGGAGCTGGCGGCTGCAGTTCGACGTCCGCTCGACTACGCAGACCGACCTCGCGCCGCACGAGTCGCAGGGCGAGCAGGAAGGCATGGTCGACGACGCCACGCTGGATGCCTGCCGGGAATCAATCGAACGGGTGTTCGGCAAGCAGGGCGGTGAGAAGCCGTCGCAGCTGATGAAGGAGCTCGCTCAGGCGATCGGCGGCCCCAAGCCCGAGTGGCCGACTTCGGTGCTTCGCGGCCTGTGGGAGATGCTGATGGAGCTCGAGCCGGGGCGGCGGAAGTCGCCGGCGCACGAGTCGCGCTGGCTCAACCTGGCCGGCTACGCGCTGCGTCCTGGCTTTGGGTTTGCGGTGGACGACTGGCGGGTCTCCGAAACGTGGCGCACCCTGCACGGCAAGATCGCGTTCCCCACTTCGCGGCCGGAAGTGTTTGTGCTGTGGCGGCGTGTCGCCGGCGGGCTGAGTCGCGGGCAGCAGTTGGGGCTTGCGGAGTCGCTGCTCGCGGACGTCCGCGCTCTGAGGCGACGGTTCCAGGGCGGCAAGGCGACCGCCCCCGTGGCGCTCGACCCATCGCAGTCGGCCGAGGTCTGGCGGCTGTTGGGCGGGCTGGAGCTCCTGCCGGTGGAAGCGAAGATCGAACTCGGCGAGACCATTGTCGAACTGCTGCCGAAGCGAAAGCTTGAGAAACGCTTACCCGAGATGCTCTGGGCGCTCGGTCGGATTGGGCAGCGCGTGCCGCTCTACGGGCCGCTGAACACGCTCGTCCCCGTGGACGACGCGGAGCGGTGGGTCCGGTGGCTGCTCGACTGGGACGCCCCGCCCGAGGCCGCGACGGTCACCGCCATGCAACTGGCCCGCCGCACCGACGACCGCCACCGCGACATCGACGACGGACTGCGTGAACGCGTGGTCGGATGGCTAGAGAGACGCGCCGCGCCGGATCACTTTGTCCAACTGGTTCTAGCAAGCGGCAGCCTCGAGCATCAGGAGCGTGACTTCGTCTTCGGCGAGTCACTCCCCAGCGGGCTCAGGCTGGGAGACGGCTAG
- a CDS encoding CBS domain-containing protein, with the protein MLIPCPACGAENIEGADACESCGAPLAELSVRAPQSSVEASLLDDSVDRLDVRMHGSVSPEASVGEVLQMMVDMSVGCVTIVDKQGRLAGIFSERDAVTRLGADAVDRRTQPIMKYMTPNPVTVDQHCRIAFALQQMDTGGYRHLPVLDREGRPVMLVSIRDILRYLADRVGASG; encoded by the coding sequence ATGCTTATCCCTTGCCCCGCCTGCGGCGCCGAGAACATCGAGGGCGCCGACGCGTGCGAGTCGTGCGGGGCGCCGCTCGCCGAGCTCTCGGTCCGGGCGCCGCAGTCGTCGGTCGAGGCCAGCCTGCTGGACGACTCGGTCGACCGGCTCGACGTGCGGATGCACGGCAGCGTCTCGCCCGAGGCGTCGGTCGGCGAGGTGCTGCAGATGATGGTCGACATGTCGGTCGGCTGCGTGACGATCGTCGACAAGCAGGGCCGCCTGGCCGGCATCTTCAGCGAGCGCGACGCCGTGACCCGCTTGGGCGCAGACGCGGTCGATCGCCGCACCCAGCCGATCATGAAGTACATGACCCCCAACCCGGTGACTGTCGACCAGCACTGCCGCATCGCGTTCGCGTTGCAGCAGATGGACACCGGCGGCTACCGCCACCTGCCGGTGCTCGACCGCGAGGGCCGGCCGGTGATGCTGGTCTCGATCCGCGACATCCTCCGCTACCTTGCCGACCGGGTCGGCGCCTCCGGCTAG
- a CDS encoding Hsp70 family protein — protein sequence MNAKYAVGIDLGTTNSVLSYAEVDAPAPEVKLLKIPQLVAASTLEDRTALPSFQYLAPEHEAKSGALDLPWATGRGFAVGDFARRQGAEMPERTVAAAKSWLCHSRVDRRQAILPYGAPPEVDKVSPVAASQAYLEHLVACWNTQMPDAPIAEQSVILTVPASFDAAARELTREAAIAAGLPDDLVLLEEPQAAVYAWLAERGDQWRKDLAAGDRLLVCDIGGGTTDLTLIDVAEDAGELELRRLAVGDHLLVGGDNMDLTLAHSVAGLFKQQGVKLNAWQSVSLWHSCRDAKETLLGDHAPDTHRISVLGRGSKLIGGTVSVDVSREDAVRLLADGFFPGCGLGDKPQRQRASGFQEIGLPFESDVAITRHLAAFLSAHGDDQTRAAFPTHVLFNGGVFKGDMLRTRVLDTIGGWSPEGAPLQELPGQRDLDNAVARGAAFYGWTKQRGGIRIRGGTARSYYVGIETAGLAIPGMPRPLRALCVAPFGMEEGTSADVPSGEIGLVLGEPAHFRFFSSAVRQQDQPGEVLPDIDEDELAETDSLETALEASVEEEEAYVPVRFETRITELGVFELWCVSTNSDRRWKLEFSIRDDAQDGTPE from the coding sequence ATGAACGCCAAGTACGCCGTAGGGATTGACCTGGGCACGACCAACAGCGTGTTGTCCTACGCCGAGGTCGATGCGCCGGCGCCCGAAGTCAAGCTGCTGAAGATCCCCCAGCTGGTCGCGGCCAGCACGCTGGAGGACCGGACCGCGCTGCCGTCGTTCCAGTACCTCGCGCCGGAGCACGAGGCAAAGTCGGGCGCGCTCGACCTGCCGTGGGCCACGGGGCGGGGTTTCGCCGTTGGCGACTTCGCCCGCCGGCAGGGCGCCGAGATGCCCGAGCGAACGGTCGCGGCGGCCAAGTCTTGGTTGTGCCACAGCCGGGTAGACCGCCGGCAGGCCATCCTGCCGTACGGCGCGCCGCCAGAGGTCGACAAGGTCTCGCCGGTGGCCGCTTCGCAGGCGTACCTGGAGCACCTCGTGGCGTGCTGGAACACGCAGATGCCCGACGCGCCGATCGCCGAGCAGAGCGTGATCCTCACCGTGCCGGCCTCGTTCGACGCCGCCGCACGCGAGCTGACGCGCGAGGCCGCGATCGCGGCCGGCCTTCCGGACGACCTGGTGCTGCTCGAAGAGCCCCAGGCGGCGGTCTACGCCTGGCTCGCCGAACGCGGCGACCAGTGGCGCAAAGACCTCGCCGCGGGCGATCGGTTGCTGGTCTGCGATATCGGTGGCGGCACAACCGACCTCACGCTGATCGACGTCGCGGAAGACGCCGGCGAGCTGGAGCTGCGGCGGCTCGCGGTGGGCGACCACCTGCTGGTGGGCGGCGACAACATGGACCTCACGCTCGCCCACAGCGTCGCGGGCCTGTTCAAGCAGCAGGGCGTGAAGCTCAACGCCTGGCAGTCGGTCTCGCTGTGGCACTCGTGCCGTGACGCGAAGGAGACGCTGCTGGGCGACCATGCGCCCGACACCCACCGCATCTCGGTGCTGGGCCGGGGCAGCAAGCTGATCGGCGGCACGGTCTCCGTGGACGTGTCGCGCGAGGACGCGGTCCGGCTGCTCGCGGACGGGTTTTTCCCGGGCTGCGGCCTGGGCGACAAGCCGCAGCGGCAGCGTGCGTCGGGCTTTCAGGAAATTGGCCTGCCGTTCGAGTCGGACGTCGCGATCACGCGTCACCTGGCCGCGTTCCTCTCCGCCCACGGCGACGACCAGACGCGGGCGGCGTTCCCCACCCACGTGCTCTTCAACGGCGGCGTGTTCAAGGGGGACATGCTGAGGACGCGCGTGCTGGACACGATCGGCGGCTGGTCGCCCGAGGGCGCGCCGCTTCAGGAACTGCCCGGCCAGCGGGACCTCGACAACGCGGTTGCGCGTGGCGCCGCGTTCTACGGCTGGACCAAGCAGCGGGGCGGCATCCGCATCCGCGGCGGCACGGCCCGCTCGTACTACGTCGGCATCGAGACCGCCGGCCTTGCGATCCCCGGCATGCCCCGCCCGCTCCGCGCGCTGTGCGTGGCGCCGTTCGGCATGGAAGAGGGGACGTCCGCCGACGTGCCCTCTGGCGAGATCGGGCTGGTCCTCGGCGAGCCGGCGCACTTCCGCTTCTTCAGCTCCGCGGTCCGCCAGCAGGACCAGCCGGGCGAGGTGCTGCCCGACATCGACGAAGACGAGCTGGCCGAAACCGACTCGCTAGAGACCGCGCTCGAGGCCAGCGTCGAGGAGGAAGAGGCCTACGTGCCGGTGCGGTTTGAGACCCGCATCACCGAACTGGGCGTCTTCGAGCTGTGGTGCGTCAGCACAAACTCCGACCGGCGGTGGAAGCTCGAATTCAGCATCCGCGACGACGCGCAGGACGGAACGCCAGAGTGA
- a CDS encoding 2-oxoacid:ferredoxin oxidoreductase subunit beta has protein sequence MPLPVLTPNDFASDQDVRWCPGCGDYSILAQMKKVMPTLGLPREKIVFISGIGCSSRFPYYMNTYGMHSIHGRAPAVATGLKTCRPDLQVWVITGDGDGLSIGGNHLMHAIRRNMDLNIVLFNNRIYGLTKGQYSPTSPAGKKTKSTPMGSIDNPLHPLSIAIGAEATFVARSIDTNIKHLAETLKRAADHRGTAFVEVYQNCNVFNDGAWSYAKDRNTKAETTLELEHGKPLIFGKDRDKGVRLNGLEPEVVALGGGIAEDDLLFHDERSPEPSLAYLLSRMRYEDGFPEPIGVFRAVEKPKYDDMINDQIEEATKMHGIGDLEKLYNAGETWEVE, from the coding sequence CTGCCGCTCCCCGTCCTGACCCCCAACGACTTCGCCAGCGACCAGGACGTCCGCTGGTGCCCCGGCTGTGGTGACTACTCCATCCTCGCGCAGATGAAGAAGGTCATGCCGACCCTCGGCCTGCCGCGCGAAAAGATCGTGTTCATCAGCGGCATCGGCTGCAGCAGCCGATTCCCGTACTACATGAACACCTACGGCATGCACAGCATCCACGGCCGCGCCCCCGCCGTGGCGACCGGCCTCAAGACCTGCCGGCCCGACCTGCAGGTTTGGGTCATCACCGGCGACGGCGACGGCCTGTCCATCGGCGGCAACCACCTGATGCACGCCATCCGCCGCAACATGGACCTCAACATCGTGCTGTTCAACAACCGGATCTACGGGCTCACCAAGGGGCAGTACTCGCCCACCTCGCCCGCCGGCAAGAAGACCAAGAGCACGCCGATGGGCTCCATCGACAACCCGCTGCACCCGCTGTCGATCGCGATCGGCGCCGAGGCCACCTTCGTCGCCCGCAGCATCGACACCAACATCAAGCACCTGGCCGAGACCCTCAAGCGGGCCGCCGACCACCGCGGCACCGCGTTCGTTGAGGTCTACCAGAACTGCAACGTCTTTAACGACGGCGCCTGGAGCTACGCCAAGGACCGCAACACCAAGGCCGAGACCACCCTCGAGCTCGAGCACGGCAAGCCCCTCATCTTCGGCAAGGACCGTGACAAGGGCGTCCGCCTCAACGGCCTCGAGCCGGAGGTCGTGGCGCTCGGCGGCGGCATCGCCGAGGACGACCTGCTCTTCCACGACGAGCGCTCGCCCGAGCCGAGCCTCGCCTACCTCCTCAGCCGCATGCGGTACGAGGACGGCTTCCCCGAGCCGATCGGCGTGTTCCGCGCGGTCGAGAAGCCCAAGTACGACGACATGATCAACGACCAGATCGAAGAGGCCACCAAGATGCACGGCATCGGCGACCTCGAGAAGCTCTACAACGCCGGCGAGACCTGGGAGGTCGAGTAG
- a CDS encoding DUF2760 domain-containing protein, translated as MRLLLAVRCFFGVLFNGAFAERVQLLSSPAAEEQPPQRAPAAETAPPPAPPAPKRSDAISLLATLQREARFVDIVSEPLDGYSDAQVGAATREVLTDCGKVIRRMFALKPLVDSPEGESLEVPADYSSGRYRLTGNVSKPLPASGALLHAGWEATRCDLPAWTGGEEAALVIAPAEIEIA; from the coding sequence ATGCGATTGCTACTCGCCGTTAGGTGTTTTTTTGGGGTGTTGTTCAACGGGGCGTTTGCAGAACGCGTGCAGCTCCTGTCCTCGCCAGCCGCAGAGGAACAGCCGCCCCAGCGTGCGCCCGCCGCGGAGACTGCGCCCCCGCCCGCCCCGCCGGCGCCGAAGCGTAGCGACGCCATCTCGCTGCTGGCGACGCTGCAGCGCGAGGCCCGGTTTGTCGACATCGTCAGCGAGCCGCTGGACGGCTACAGCGACGCCCAGGTCGGCGCGGCGACGCGCGAGGTGCTGACCGACTGCGGCAAGGTCATCCGCAGGATGTTCGCGCTGAAGCCGCTGGTCGACTCCCCCGAAGGCGAGTCGCTTGAAGTCCCCGCCGACTACAGCTCGGGTCGCTACCGCCTGACAGGCAATGTATCGAAGCCACTGCCGGCGAGCGGCGCGCTGCTGCACGCCGGGTGGGAGGCTACCAGGTGCGACCTGCCCGCGTGGACCGGCGGGGAGGAAGCCGCCCTCGTGATCGCGCCCGCTGAAATTGAGATCGCCTGA
- a CDS encoding 2-oxoacid:acceptor oxidoreductase subunit alpha, which produces MATATEKHVENLDEATVRFCGDSGDGMQLAGTQFTNTSALAGNDVATFPDFPAEIRAPRGTKAGVSGFQIHFSSKDIYTPGDTVDALVAMNPAALITNLDDLRPGGILIVNTDNFDKKGLEQAGYEGNPLEDPELEEKYKVHQMDMTKLTRSAVDGLGLSVKEADRCKNFFAMGLVFWLYDRSLDPTLRFIDAKFGKKPEIAQANVAALKAGYHYGDTVEGWNTQYLVEKAKLPPGRYRNMMGNQALAWGLVTSAKLSHKRLFLGAYPITPASDILHELAKHKHFDVLTFQAEDEIAAVTSTIGAAFAGEMAVTASSGPGIALKGEGLGLAVITELPMIVINVQRGGPSTGLPTKTEQSDLLQAMYGRNGECPMPVIAASSPSDCFDAIQEAWRIAVEYMTPVFFLTDGYIANGSEPWRIPDVSELNKVRVKHPDPMPDSNDEGAPKFMPYARDEKLARPWAVPGTPTLEHRIGGLEKQDGSGNVSYDPANHEHMIHTRAAKIAGIANGIPEQAVDGPDSGDLLVVSWGGPYGACATAVHRAQAKGLKVSHAHLRYLNPFPRNLAELLGRFKKVLVPEINCGQLQMILRAEFLIDAIPYNRVQGKPFAVHELLEKIEECVAS; this is translated from the coding sequence ATGGCGACCGCAACAGAGAAGCACGTAGAAAACCTCGACGAAGCCACGGTTCGTTTCTGCGGCGACTCCGGTGACGGCATGCAGCTGGCCGGCACCCAGTTCACCAACACGTCGGCCCTGGCGGGCAACGACGTCGCGACGTTCCCCGACTTCCCCGCCGAGATCCGCGCCCCCCGCGGCACCAAGGCCGGCGTCTCTGGGTTCCAGATCCACTTCTCGAGCAAGGACATCTACACCCCCGGCGACACGGTCGACGCCCTGGTGGCGATGAACCCCGCGGCGCTGATCACCAACCTGGACGACCTGCGGCCCGGCGGCATCCTGATCGTCAACACCGACAACTTCGACAAGAAGGGCCTCGAGCAGGCGGGCTACGAGGGCAACCCGCTGGAAGACCCCGAGCTGGAGGAGAAGTACAAGGTCCACCAGATGGACATGACCAAGCTCACCCGCTCCGCGGTGGACGGCTTGGGGCTGAGCGTCAAAGAGGCCGACCGCTGCAAGAACTTCTTCGCGATGGGCCTGGTCTTCTGGCTGTACGACCGCTCGCTCGATCCGACCCTGCGGTTCATCGACGCCAAGTTCGGCAAGAAGCCCGAGATCGCCCAGGCGAACGTCGCGGCCCTGAAGGCCGGCTACCACTACGGCGACACCGTCGAGGGCTGGAACACCCAGTACCTGGTTGAGAAGGCCAAGCTGCCGCCGGGCCGCTACCGCAACATGATGGGCAACCAGGCCCTGGCCTGGGGCCTGGTCACCTCGGCCAAGCTGTCGCACAAGCGGCTGTTCCTCGGCGCGTACCCGATCACCCCGGCGAGCGACATCCTGCACGAGCTGGCCAAGCACAAGCACTTCGACGTGCTCACCTTCCAGGCCGAGGACGAGATCGCCGCGGTCACCTCGACCATCGGCGCCGCCTTCGCCGGCGAGATGGCGGTCACCGCGAGCAGCGGCCCCGGCATCGCGCTCAAGGGCGAGGGCCTGGGCCTGGCGGTCATCACCGAGCTGCCGATGATCGTCATCAACGTGCAGCGCGGCGGCCCCTCGACCGGCCTGCCCACCAAGACCGAGCAGTCCGACCTGCTGCAGGCGATGTACGGTCGCAACGGCGAGTGCCCGATGCCGGTGATCGCCGCCAGCAGCCCCTCCGACTGCTTCGACGCCATCCAAGAGGCGTGGCGGATCGCGGTTGAGTACATGACCCCGGTGTTCTTCCTGACCGACGGTTACATCGCCAACGGCAGCGAGCCGTGGCGGATCCCGGACGTTTCGGAGCTCAACAAGGTGCGGGTCAAGCACCCCGACCCGATGCCGGACTCCAACGACGAGGGCGCCCCCAAGTTCATGCCCTACGCCCGCGACGAGAAGCTGGCCCGCCCGTGGGCGGTGCCCGGCACGCCGACGCTCGAGCACCGCATCGGCGGCCTCGAGAAGCAGGACGGCAGCGGCAACGTCAGCTACGACCCTGCCAACCACGAGCACATGATCCACACCCGGGCGGCCAAGATCGCCGGGATCGCCAACGGCATCCCCGAGCAGGCGGTCGACGGCCCCGACAGCGGCGACCTGCTGGTCGTCAGCTGGGGCGGCCCCTACGGCGCCTGCGCCACGGCCGTGCACCGCGCCCAGGCGAAGGGCCTCAAGGTGAGCCACGCCCACCTGCGGTACCTCAACCCGTTCCCGCGGAATCTCGCCGAACTGCTCGGACGCTTCAAGAAGGTGCTGGTCCCCGAGATCAACTGCGGCCAGCTCCAGATGATCCTGCGGGCCGAGTTCCTGATCGACGCCATCCCGTACAACCGCGTCCAGGGAAAACCGTTTGCCGTGCACGAGCTGCTTGAGAAGATAGAAGAGTGCGTGGCTTCGTAG